In one Nocardia tengchongensis genomic region, the following are encoded:
- the smc gene encoding chromosome segregation protein SMC, translating into MHLKSLTLKGFKSFASSTTLRLEPGITCVVGPNGSGKSNVVDALTWVMGEQGAKALRGGKMEDVIFAGTAGRAPLGRAEVTLTIDNSDGLLPIEYSEVSITRRMFRDGAGEYEINGNSCRLMDVQELLSDSGIGREMHVIVGQGRLSAILESRPEDRRAFIEEAAGVLKHRRRKEKAVRKLDAMQANLARLTDLTTELRRQLKPLGRQAEVARRAATVQSELRDSRLRLAADDLVTRRRELESQQSKEAYAREQHVTVQAELDAANAALAQQEFELSKLTPSAEAAAQTWFQLSALTERVNATIRIARDRARNLTIEQPTGAGRDPEQLEREADRVEAEEAELREAVEMATETLEAAREQLYEREQAAKAAEQAHLAAVRAVADRREGLARLSGQVDSLRIRAQSVDGEVARMSAGITEARRRGEEANAEFEAVQGELDELDAGEEGLDHAYEHAAQALELADARVTELREKDREAGKRVASLTARIEALGMGLRRKDGAAWLLEHRADGLLGPLSGLIRVHGGFESAVAAALGPLADAVAADTGPAAHAAVRALKESDGGRVALVYADAANLPAAQVDSSLPGTARWLADVVDCPANLRGAITALTAGIAVADDLTAAAQVIAARPELRVVTRDGDVTGSGWLLGGSDRAPSLLEVQADIDSATAELASWQRQAEELEAALAGALAEQSDRKEAVDHALLALHESDQALVAIYDRLGRLGHSARGAQRECDRLLAQRADAETGREETLSKLAELEDRLRNAELEQADMDPEAAGTETAGYAREEAAAALAEVRSMEVEARLAVRTAEERAESVRGKADSLRRAARAERDNRARAERAQAARRQASALAAVVAASAEKIAAELEQVVAQAATRRDELVRRRTEFAARVEQTKERSRALNTQLAQLTDAVHRDEVARAQAALRIEQVETTISEQFGISLDDLIAEYGPDVPMPPTALEMIEYEQARERGDAVSEPQPMPYDRATQERRAKRAEKDLVTLGKVNPLALEEFAALEERYTFLNTQLEDVKKARQDLLDVVAEVDERILQVFTEAYEDVEREFTGVFGRLFPGGEGRLLLTNPADMLTTGVEVEARPPGKKVKRLSLLSGGEKSLAAVAFLVSIFRARPSPFYVMDEVEAALDDTNLRRLIGLFEQLREKSQLIVITHQKPTMEIADALYGVSMRGDGITQVISQRMRGENLVGATP; encoded by the coding sequence GTGCACCTGAAGAGTCTGACGTTGAAGGGGTTCAAGTCCTTCGCGTCCTCGACGACGCTGCGATTGGAGCCGGGGATCACCTGTGTGGTGGGGCCCAACGGGTCGGGGAAATCGAATGTCGTCGACGCGCTCACCTGGGTGATGGGTGAGCAGGGCGCGAAAGCGCTGCGGGGCGGGAAGATGGAGGACGTCATCTTCGCCGGGACCGCGGGCCGCGCCCCGCTCGGTCGTGCCGAAGTCACACTGACCATCGACAATTCCGATGGGCTGCTGCCCATCGAGTATTCGGAAGTGTCGATCACCCGGCGCATGTTCCGCGACGGCGCGGGCGAATACGAGATCAACGGCAACTCCTGCCGCTTGATGGATGTGCAGGAGTTGCTCAGCGACTCCGGCATCGGCCGCGAGATGCACGTCATCGTCGGTCAGGGGCGGTTGTCGGCGATCCTGGAATCGCGGCCCGAGGATCGGCGGGCCTTCATCGAAGAGGCTGCGGGCGTGCTCAAGCACCGGCGGCGCAAGGAGAAGGCCGTCCGCAAACTGGACGCCATGCAGGCCAACCTGGCCCGCCTCACCGACCTCACCACCGAACTGCGCAGGCAGTTGAAGCCGCTCGGACGGCAGGCCGAGGTCGCACGCCGGGCCGCGACCGTCCAATCCGAACTGCGTGACTCCCGATTGCGGCTCGCCGCCGACGATCTGGTGACCCGCCGCCGCGAACTCGAGAGCCAGCAGAGCAAAGAGGCCTACGCGCGCGAACAGCACGTCACCGTGCAAGCCGAACTCGACGCCGCCAATGCCGCGCTGGCACAGCAGGAATTCGAGCTGTCCAAGCTGACCCCCAGCGCCGAGGCCGCCGCCCAGACCTGGTTCCAGCTCTCCGCACTCACCGAACGCGTCAACGCCACCATCCGCATCGCGCGCGACCGCGCCCGCAACCTCACCATCGAGCAACCCACCGGCGCCGGCCGCGACCCCGAACAACTGGAGCGCGAAGCCGACCGGGTCGAGGCCGAAGAGGCCGAACTGCGCGAAGCCGTCGAGATGGCCACCGAAACCCTCGAAGCCGCCCGCGAGCAACTCTACGAACGCGAGCAGGCCGCCAAGGCCGCCGAGCAGGCCCACCTGGCTGCCGTACGCGCCGTCGCCGACCGCCGCGAAGGACTCGCCCGGCTCTCCGGCCAGGTCGACTCCCTGCGCATTCGCGCGCAATCGGTGGACGGCGAGGTCGCCCGCATGTCCGCCGGCATCACCGAGGCCCGCCGCCGCGGCGAGGAGGCCAACGCCGAATTCGAGGCCGTCCAAGGCGAACTCGACGAACTCGACGCGGGTGAGGAAGGCCTCGACCACGCCTACGAACACGCCGCCCAAGCCCTCGAACTGGCCGATGCGCGCGTCACCGAACTGCGCGAGAAGGACCGCGAAGCCGGCAAACGCGTCGCCTCCCTCACCGCCCGCATCGAAGCCCTCGGTATGGGCCTGCGCCGCAAGGACGGCGCGGCCTGGCTGCTCGAACACCGCGCCGACGGACTGCTCGGCCCGCTGTCCGGATTGATCCGCGTGCACGGCGGATTCGAGTCCGCGGTCGCCGCCGCGCTGGGCCCGCTGGCCGACGCTGTGGCCGCCGACACCGGTCCCGCCGCGCACGCCGCCGTGCGCGCGCTCAAGGAGAGCGACGGCGGCCGCGTGGCCCTCGTCTACGCCGATGCCGCGAACCTCCCTGCCGCCCAGGTGGATTCGTCGCTGCCCGGCACGGCCCGCTGGCTCGCCGACGTGGTCGACTGCCCGGCCAACCTGCGCGGCGCGATCACCGCCCTCACCGCGGGCATCGCCGTCGCCGACGATCTCACCGCCGCCGCCCAGGTCATCGCCGCCCGCCCCGAACTGCGGGTCGTCACTCGCGACGGCGACGTCACCGGCAGCGGCTGGCTGCTCGGTGGCTCCGACCGCGCCCCCAGCCTGCTCGAGGTACAGGCCGACATCGATTCCGCCACCGCGGAACTGGCGTCCTGGCAGCGACAGGCCGAGGAACTCGAAGCCGCGCTGGCCGGTGCGCTCGCCGAGCAGTCCGACCGCAAGGAAGCCGTCGACCACGCCCTGCTCGCCCTGCACGAATCCGACCAGGCCCTGGTCGCCATCTACGACCGCCTGGGCCGGCTCGGCCACTCCGCCCGCGGCGCGCAACGCGAATGCGACCGCCTGCTCGCCCAGCGCGCCGACGCCGAAACCGGCCGCGAGGAAACCCTGTCCAAGCTCGCCGAACTCGAGGACCGGCTGCGCAACGCCGAACTCGAACAGGCCGATATGGACCCCGAAGCCGCCGGCACCGAGACTGCCGGCTACGCCCGCGAGGAAGCCGCCGCCGCCCTCGCCGAGGTCCGCTCCATGGAGGTCGAGGCCCGCCTGGCCGTCCGCACCGCCGAGGAACGCGCGGAATCGGTGCGCGGCAAAGCGGATTCGCTGCGCCGCGCCGCCCGCGCCGAACGCGACAACCGGGCCCGCGCCGAGCGCGCCCAGGCCGCCCGCCGTCAAGCCTCCGCGCTGGCCGCCGTGGTCGCCGCCTCCGCGGAGAAGATCGCCGCCGAACTCGAGCAGGTGGTCGCCCAGGCCGCCACCCGCCGCGACGAATTGGTGCGCCGCCGCACCGAATTCGCCGCCCGGGTCGAACAGACCAAGGAGCGGTCGCGCGCGCTGAACACCCAGCTCGCCCAGCTCACCGACGCCGTGCACCGCGACGAAGTGGCCCGCGCGCAGGCCGCGCTGCGCATCGAACAGGTCGAGACCACCATCTCCGAACAGTTCGGCATCAGCCTCGACGACCTCATCGCCGAATACGGCCCCGACGTCCCCATGCCGCCCACCGCGCTGGAGATGATCGAATACGAGCAGGCCCGCGAACGCGGCGACGCCGTCAGCGAACCCCAGCCCATGCCCTACGACCGCGCCACCCAGGAACGCCGCGCCAAACGCGCCGAGAAGGACCTGGTCACCCTCGGCAAGGTGAATCCCCTTGCGCTGGAGGAGTTCGCGGCCCTCGAGGAGCGCTACACCTTCCTCAACACCCAGCTCGAGGACGTCAAGAAGGCCCGCCAGGACCTGCTCGACGTGGTCGCCGAGGTCGACGAGCGCATCCTGCAGGTCTTCACCGAGGCCTACGAGGACGTGGAGCGCGAGTTCACCGGCGTCTTCGGCCGCCTGTTCCCCGGTGGTGAGGGGCGGCTGCTGCTCACCAACCCCGCCGACATGCTCACCACCGGCGTCGAGGTCGAGGCCCGCCCGCCGGGCAAGAAGGTCAAGCGGCTCTCGCTGCTCTCCGGCGGCGAGAAGTCCTTGGCCGCGGTCGCTTTCCTGGTGTCGATCTTCCGCGCCCGGCCCTCGCCCTTCTATGTGATGGACGAGGTCGAGGCCGCTCTCGACGACACCAACCTGCGCCGGCTCATCGGACTGTTCGAGCAGCTGCGCGAGAAGAGCCAGCTCATCGTGATCACCCACCAGAAGCCGACCATGGAGATCGCCGACGCGCTCTACGGCGTCAGCATGCGCGGGGACGGCATCACCCAGGTGATCTCGCAGCGCATGCGCGGGGAGAATCTGGTAGGCGCGACACCGTAG
- a CDS encoding MerR family transcriptional regulator: MDDETLYPIGALAERTGLTVKTIRFYSDKGIVPPTTYSPAATGSTTSRRWPDWNWFARSGNWAWIWRPSAAS; this comes from the coding sequence ATGGACGACGAAACGCTCTACCCGATCGGGGCGCTGGCCGAGCGCACCGGACTGACGGTCAAGACCATCCGGTTCTACTCCGACAAGGGGATCGTTCCGCCGACCACCTACAGCCCGGCGGCTACCGGCTCTACGACCTCGAGGCGCTGGCCCGACTGGAACTGGTTCGCACGCTCCGGGAACTGGGCATGGATCTGGCGACCGTCCGCCGCATCCTGA
- a CDS encoding MerR family transcriptional regulator, whose amino-acid sequence MVRTLRELGMDLATVRRILTREASLPEVAAAHAEAIDIQIRVLRLRRAVLRTVASRGSDQKEMGFMHKLVQLSEAERDRIIHDFIDDTFGAVEGNPAVLELLRSSMPELPDDPTPEQVSAWMELVELVRDKEFRAAVRRMAEYQARERAAGDDTGLHHDLTEAVRDRVGAALAEGIAPDSPAAAGILDDLTARYAATFVKLDDAALRHWILDRLEVANDPRTERYWQLVATINGWPPLPDLGPTFAWFAAALRVALGR is encoded by the coding sequence CTGGTTCGCACGCTCCGGGAACTGGGCATGGATCTGGCGACCGTCCGCCGCATCCTGACCCGCGAGGCCTCCCTGCCGGAGGTTGCCGCCGCCCACGCGGAAGCGATCGACATTCAGATCCGCGTCCTGCGGCTACGCCGCGCGGTGCTGCGGACGGTGGCGAGCCGGGGCTCCGATCAGAAGGAGATGGGATTCATGCACAAACTGGTGCAACTGTCCGAAGCCGAACGCGACCGCATCATCCACGACTTCATCGACGACACCTTCGGAGCGGTCGAGGGCAATCCGGCGGTGCTCGAGCTGCTCCGCTCGAGCATGCCCGAGCTACCCGACGACCCCACCCCCGAACAGGTGAGTGCGTGGATGGAGCTGGTGGAATTGGTGCGGGACAAGGAGTTCCGCGCCGCCGTCCGGCGCATGGCCGAGTATCAGGCCCGGGAACGAGCGGCGGGTGACGACACCGGCCTGCATCACGACCTGACCGAGGCCGTCCGGGACCGGGTGGGCGCGGCCCTGGCCGAGGGCATCGCCCCGGACAGCCCCGCCGCGGCCGGCATCCTCGACGACCTGACGGCCCGCTACGCGGCGACCTTCGTCAAGCTCGACGACGCAGCGCTGCGCCACTGGATCCTGGACCGCCTGGAGGTCGCGAACGATCCTCGTACGGAACGTTATTGGCAGCTGGTCGCGACCATCAACGGCTGGCCTCCGCTGCCCGACCTCGGCCCCACCTTCGCGTGGTTCGCCGCGGCACTGCGGGTGGCTCTCGGCCGGTGA
- a CDS encoding DUF1707 domain-containing protein encodes MDITTGTRASDAERAQIADLLGRHLTEGRLDLAEYNDRLTSVYATATREDLQLVLGDLPKLPKTAAAQPASRTRLPIWQRIEGSAWLGVSLLTLFIWAAISLAAGEFTYPWPIWVIAPWGAVLVFRVVMGWESTAWNRYHAR; translated from the coding sequence ATGGACATCACCACCGGCACCCGCGCCTCCGACGCCGAGCGCGCCCAGATCGCCGACCTCCTCGGCCGTCACCTGACCGAAGGCCGCCTGGACCTCGCCGAATACAACGACCGCCTCACCAGCGTCTACGCCACCGCCACCCGCGAAGACCTCCAGCTGGTCCTCGGCGACCTCCCCAAACTCCCGAAGACCGCTGCGGCCCAGCCTGCTTCCCGCACCCGCCTCCCCATCTGGCAGCGGATCGAAGGCAGCGCCTGGCTCGGCGTCAGCCTGCTGACCCTGTTCATCTGGGCCGCGATCTCCCTCGCCGCAGGCGAATTCACCTACCCCTGGCCGATCTGGGTCATCGCCCCCTGGGGTGCGGTCCTGGTCTTCCGCGTCGTCATGGGCTGGGAATCCACCGCCTGGAACCGCTACCACGCCCGGTGA
- a CDS encoding acyl-CoA dehydrogenase family protein produces the protein MDFTFTAEQELLRDIVTEFLAARYPLEPSRAAARTGAGWQPEIWRGLAEEVGILGASLPESAGGIGGGPVETMIIAEALGAALVLEPYVDTVVVGGGLLRRAGGKRAEDLLSGIAAGEVVTGFAALEPRSGYDYTAVGTGAVRDGDDWLITGEKTVVTAAPLATHPLVTAVADGEIALFVVDADTAGLTMRAYRTIDERQAADLTFDAVRVPADALLLAHAGEAVAATVDEAIAAVCAEAVGAMRKVVDDTVAYAKQRRQFGVAIGSFQALQHRMVDMLLELEQAVAATYLVTLKLDAPAAERSRAASAAKATIGRAARRIGQESVQLHGAMGMTEELAIGHFFKRLTAVQYEFGTTDQHIARYAALTRP, from the coding sequence ATGGACTTCACTTTCACCGCCGAGCAAGAACTGCTGCGCGACATCGTCACCGAGTTCCTCGCGGCCCGCTATCCGCTCGAGCCGAGCCGGGCCGCGGCGCGGACCGGGGCTGGATGGCAGCCGGAGATCTGGCGCGGACTGGCCGAGGAGGTCGGGATTCTCGGGGCGAGCCTGCCGGAGTCTGCGGGCGGGATCGGGGGCGGCCCGGTCGAGACCATGATCATCGCCGAGGCCCTGGGCGCGGCACTGGTGCTGGAGCCGTACGTGGACACCGTCGTGGTGGGCGGCGGCCTGCTGCGCCGCGCCGGCGGCAAGCGCGCCGAGGATCTGTTGTCGGGCATCGCCGCCGGTGAGGTGGTGACCGGATTCGCCGCGCTGGAACCGCGATCCGGCTACGACTACACCGCGGTCGGGACCGGCGCGGTGCGCGACGGCGACGACTGGCTGATCACCGGCGAGAAGACGGTGGTGACCGCCGCGCCGCTGGCCACCCACCCGCTGGTGACCGCGGTCGCGGACGGCGAGATCGCCCTGTTCGTTGTCGATGCCGACACCGCCGGGCTGACCATGCGCGCGTACCGCACCATCGACGAGCGTCAGGCCGCCGACCTCACCTTCGACGCGGTGCGGGTGCCCGCCGATGCCCTGCTGCTCGCGCACGCGGGCGAGGCCGTCGCCGCGACCGTCGACGAGGCCATCGCCGCGGTGTGCGCCGAGGCGGTCGGTGCGATGCGCAAGGTGGTCGACGACACCGTGGCCTACGCCAAGCAGCGTCGCCAGTTCGGTGTCGCGATCGGCAGCTTCCAGGCCTTGCAGCACCGCATGGTGGACATGCTGCTGGAGCTCGAACAGGCCGTGGCCGCAACGTATCTGGTGACGTTGAAGCTGGACGCCCCGGCCGCCGAGCGGTCCCGTGCGGCGTCCGCCGCCAAGGCCACCATCGGCCGCGCGGCGCGGCGCATCGGCCAGGAGTCGGTGCAGTTGCACGGCGCCATGGGCATGACCGAGGAGCTGGCCATCGGCCACTTCTTCAAGCGCCTGACGGCCGTCCAGTACGAATTCGGTACCACTGACCAGCACATTGCTCGCTACGCCGCACTGACGCGGCCGTAG
- a CDS encoding carboxymuconolactone decarboxylase family protein yields MSRLTMHEAAPEVYQAWLAAETAIRRGPLDATVRELVKIRVSQINGCLFCIDMHSTEARKLGETERRLWHLNAWRESELFTPAERAALEYAEATTTLGAHGVSDEIWAEVEKNFDDGQRAGLVAVTAQINLWNRIGVPLRLEPLGD; encoded by the coding sequence ATGTCGCGATTGACCATGCACGAAGCCGCCCCCGAGGTCTACCAGGCCTGGCTGGCCGCCGAGACCGCGATCCGGCGCGGTCCCCTCGACGCCACCGTCCGGGAACTGGTGAAGATCCGCGTCTCCCAGATCAACGGCTGCCTCTTCTGCATCGACATGCACTCCACCGAGGCGCGCAAGCTGGGCGAGACCGAGCGGCGGCTCTGGCACCTCAACGCCTGGCGGGAGTCGGAGCTGTTCACCCCGGCCGAGCGTGCCGCGCTCGAATACGCCGAGGCCACAACGACTCTCGGCGCGCACGGGGTGAGCGATGAGATCTGGGCGGAGGTCGAGAAGAACTTCGACGACGGCCAGCGGGCGGGCCTGGTCGCGGTGACCGCGCAGATCAACCTGTGGAACCGCATCGGCGTCCCACTGCGGCTGGAGCCCCTGGGCGACTAG
- a CDS encoding metallophosphoesterase: MGRAGTNRGERDPGRVRVAAVGDLHLRESLRGRFRPALLELGARADVLLVAGDLTNGGTLRDTEVLCAELDDLPVPVVAVLGNHDHDRRLGFRIAVRLTEIGVHVLDGTAITLPVNGVRLGVAGVMGGSGGFPGHPGTPDEGSVEHRALHRRGPADAARLRAALESLDCDLRVALMHFSPVVDTLVGEAPKIFPGLGCSELADAVEAGGADLAIHGHAHGGTEFGRTPGGVEVRNVSYPVIRAAYRIYELTHPRER; this comes from the coding sequence ATGGGCCGTGCCGGGACGAACCGTGGCGAGCGCGATCCCGGACGCGTCCGGGTCGCGGCAGTCGGCGATCTGCACCTGCGGGAGAGCCTGCGGGGCCGGTTCCGGCCCGCCCTGCTGGAGTTGGGTGCACGCGCGGATGTGCTGCTGGTGGCCGGTGATCTGACCAACGGCGGCACCCTGCGCGACACCGAGGTGCTGTGCGCGGAGCTCGACGACCTGCCCGTCCCGGTGGTCGCGGTGCTCGGCAATCACGACCACGACCGCCGGCTCGGTTTCCGGATCGCGGTGCGGCTCACCGAGATCGGCGTCCACGTCCTGGACGGCACCGCGATCACCCTGCCCGTCAACGGGGTTCGCCTGGGTGTCGCCGGTGTCATGGGCGGCAGCGGCGGATTCCCCGGCCACCCCGGCACTCCCGACGAGGGCAGCGTCGAGCACCGGGCCCTTCACCGCCGCGGCCCCGCCGACGCCGCCCGCCTGCGGGCCGCCCTCGAATCTCTCGACTGTGACCTGCGGGTCGCGCTCATGCACTTCTCGCCCGTGGTCGACACCCTGGTGGGCGAGGCGCCCAAGATCTTTCCGGGCCTGGGCTGTTCCGAGCTGGCCGACGCGGTGGAGGCGGGCGGCGCGGATCTCGCGATTCACGGGCACGCCCACGGCGGCACCGAATTCGGCCGCACGCCGGGCGGCGTGGAGGTGCGCAATGTGTCGTACCCGGTGATCCGCGCCGCGTACCGGATCTACGAGCTGACACATCCGCGCGAGAGATAA
- a CDS encoding SLC13 family permease: protein MNVAIAITVFAIAYGLIASERVHKTVAALVGAGVVIAVGIMDSDDVFFSHETGIDWNVIYLLLGMMIIVGVLRQTGIFEYVAIWAAKRAKGSALRVMILLVLITATASGFLDNVTTVLLIAPVTLLVCERLEVSPTPFLIAEVLASNIGGAATLIGDPPNIIIGSRAGLSFNDFFLNLTPIVLIELAVFTLLLPRLFRGSFDVDPERAADIMALNEREAIRDPKLLIKCGIVLAAVFAGFFGHPVFHVEPALVALLGAGALVLISGLPQRDYLSAVEWETLLFFAGLFVMIGALVKTGVIGRLAKFATELTGGNALVATMLILVVSAVLSGVIDNIPYVATMSPLVAELVEHVDQPGQADALWWALALGADFGGNLTAVGASANVVMLGIARRSDHPISFWEFTRKGILVTAVTIVVAAPYLWLRYFAFA from the coding sequence GTGAACGTCGCCATCGCGATCACGGTCTTCGCGATCGCCTACGGGCTGATCGCCTCCGAACGCGTCCACAAGACCGTCGCCGCACTGGTCGGCGCGGGCGTGGTCATCGCGGTCGGCATCATGGATTCCGACGATGTCTTCTTCTCGCACGAGACCGGCATCGACTGGAACGTCATCTATCTGCTGCTGGGCATGATGATCATCGTCGGGGTGCTGCGGCAGACCGGCATCTTCGAATACGTGGCGATCTGGGCGGCCAAGCGCGCCAAGGGTTCGGCGTTGCGGGTGATGATCCTGCTGGTCCTCATCACCGCCACCGCGTCCGGCTTCCTGGACAATGTCACCACCGTGCTGCTCATCGCCCCGGTCACGCTGCTGGTGTGCGAGCGGCTGGAGGTGTCGCCGACGCCGTTCCTGATCGCCGAGGTGCTGGCCTCCAATATCGGTGGCGCGGCCACCCTGATCGGTGATCCGCCGAACATCATCATCGGCAGCCGGGCGGGGTTGTCGTTCAACGACTTCTTCCTGAATCTGACCCCGATCGTGCTGATCGAGCTGGCGGTGTTCACGCTGCTGCTGCCGCGTCTGTTCCGGGGTTCGTTCGACGTCGATCCCGAGCGCGCGGCCGACATCATGGCCTTGAACGAGCGGGAGGCGATTCGCGATCCGAAACTGCTGATCAAGTGCGGAATTGTGCTGGCGGCCGTTTTCGCGGGATTCTTCGGCCACCCGGTTTTCCATGTGGAGCCGGCGCTGGTGGCATTGCTCGGTGCGGGCGCGCTGGTGCTGATTTCCGGTCTGCCGCAACGCGATTACCTGTCCGCGGTGGAATGGGAGACGCTGCTGTTCTTCGCGGGTCTGTTCGTGATGATCGGGGCGCTGGTGAAAACCGGTGTGATCGGCCGGCTGGCGAAATTCGCGACCGAACTCACCGGCGGAAACGCGCTCGTGGCAACCATGCTGATACTGGTCGTGTCGGCGGTGCTGTCGGGTGTCATCGACAACATCCCGTACGTGGCGACGATGAGCCCACTGGTGGCGGAGCTGGTGGAGCACGTGGATCAGCCGGGGCAGGCGGACGCGCTGTGGTGGGCGCTGGCGCTGGGCGCGGATTTCGGCGGCAACCTCACAGCAGTCGGGGCCAGCGCGAACGTGGTGATGCTGGGAATCGCGCGGCGTTCGGACCATCCGATCTCGTTCTGGGAATTCACTCGCAAGGGCATTCTGGTGACCGCGGTCACCATTGTGGTGGCCGCTCCCTATCTCTGGCTGCGCTATTTCGCATTCGCCTGA
- a CDS encoding acyltransferase: MSISSTDHPTAPDSDRKAAPGAPVRPGAYRHDLDGLRGVAIALVVAFHIWAGRVSGGVDVFLVLSGFFFTGMLVRRGEGGSVGVLATVRRTLRRLLPAMVVVLAAVVVTAVLLLPTPAGPISRVRRWLRCSTTRTGIWRCPGRTIWPPIPR; encoded by the coding sequence ATGTCCATATCCAGCACCGATCATCCGACCGCGCCCGACAGCGACCGCAAGGCGGCGCCGGGCGCCCCCGTCAGGCCCGGCGCGTACCGGCACGATCTGGACGGACTGCGGGGCGTGGCTATCGCCCTGGTGGTCGCCTTCCACATCTGGGCCGGGCGGGTGTCCGGCGGTGTGGACGTGTTCCTGGTGCTGTCGGGCTTCTTCTTCACCGGCATGCTGGTGCGGCGCGGCGAGGGCGGTTCGGTGGGTGTGCTCGCCACGGTGCGGCGCACGCTGCGCCGGTTGCTGCCCGCCATGGTGGTGGTGCTGGCCGCGGTGGTGGTGACGGCGGTGCTGCTGCTCCCCACACCCGCTGGTCCGATATCGCGAGTCAGACGCTGGCTTCGCTGTTCTACTACCAGAACTGGTATCTGGCGCTGTCCTGGTCGGACTATCTGGCCGCCGATCCCTCGGTGA